Proteins encoded together in one Rhizobium bangladeshense window:
- the hisB gene encoding imidazoleglycerol-phosphate dehydratase HisB: protein MAETAASRTGSVSRKTNETSISVSVNLDGTGKSKISSGVGFFDHMLDQLSRHSLIDMEIEAKGDLHIDDHHTVEDTGIAIGQAISKALGDRRGITRYASIDLAMDETMTKAAVDLSGRPFLVWNVAFSAPKIGTFDTELVREFFQALAQNAGITLHVLNHYGANNHHIAETCFKAVARALRTATEIDPRQADRVPSTKGTLV, encoded by the coding sequence ATGGCCGAGACCGCAGCAAGCCGCACGGGCAGCGTTTCCCGCAAGACCAACGAGACGTCGATTTCCGTTTCCGTCAATCTCGACGGCACTGGCAAATCGAAGATTTCGAGCGGCGTCGGCTTCTTCGACCATATGCTCGACCAGCTTTCGCGGCACTCGCTGATCGACATGGAGATTGAAGCAAAGGGCGACCTGCATATCGACGATCACCATACGGTCGAGGACACAGGCATCGCGATTGGCCAAGCGATCTCGAAAGCGCTCGGCGACCGCCGGGGCATCACACGCTACGCTTCGATCGATCTTGCCATGGACGAGACGATGACCAAGGCTGCGGTCGATCTTTCGGGCCGGCCGTTCCTCGTCTGGAATGTCGCCTTCAGCGCGCCGAAGATCGGCACCTTCGACACGGAACTCGTGCGCGAATTCTTCCAGGCGCTCGCCCAGAACGCGGGCATCACCTTGCATGTTCTCAACCACTATGGCGCCAACAACCACCATATTGCCGAGACATGCTTCAAGGCAGTTGCCCGCGCATTGCGCACGGCGACAGAGATCGATCCGAGACAGGCAGACCGTGTTCCCTCGACGAAGGGCACGCTCGTCTGA
- a CDS encoding cytochrome P450 — translation MDMRPDPFVPPAPLPRTVPPSRLDIIRIILRNPLELWGEPSYTLPWIKTSFFGQHTLIVNDPGLIKHVLVDNAGNYRMSDIRQLVLRPILRDGLLTAEGQVWKRSRKAVAPVFTPRHAKGFAGQMLRQSEDFVRKYTGADAAGQVFDIATDMTDLTFAILAETLFSGEIVSSSGHFADDVNQLLHRMGRVDPMDLLRAPSWVPRLTRIGGQKVLEKFRAIVRDTMDMRLAKMKANRAAAPEDFLTLLLEQAGPDGLTKEEIEDNILTFIGAGHETTARALAWTLYCVANSPHIREAMEAEIDAVLATGAEPVEWLDLMPVTRAAFEEALRLYPPAPSINRAAIADDLWTNAKGEKVEIPAEITVLIMPWTLHRHELYWEKPRAYMPERFLPENRGSIGRFQFLPFGAGPRVCIGATFALQEAVIALAVMMHRFRFDQTETTNPWPVQKLTTQPQNGLPMRVTSRIISRTA, via the coding sequence ATGGACATGCGTCCTGATCCCTTCGTTCCGCCGGCACCGTTGCCGCGCACCGTGCCGCCCAGCCGGTTGGACATCATCCGCATCATTCTGCGCAACCCGCTCGAACTCTGGGGTGAGCCCTCTTATACTCTGCCCTGGATCAAGACGAGTTTCTTCGGGCAGCACACCCTCATTGTCAACGATCCCGGCCTGATTAAGCACGTGTTGGTCGACAATGCTGGCAATTACCGCATGTCTGATATTCGCCAGCTGGTGCTGCGGCCGATCCTGCGCGACGGTCTGCTGACGGCGGAAGGCCAGGTCTGGAAGCGGTCGCGAAAGGCGGTTGCCCCGGTCTTCACGCCGCGACACGCCAAAGGTTTTGCCGGCCAGATGCTGCGGCAATCGGAAGATTTTGTCCGGAAATACACGGGCGCCGATGCGGCTGGCCAGGTCTTCGATATCGCCACCGACATGACCGACCTCACCTTTGCGATTCTTGCTGAAACCCTCTTTTCCGGCGAAATCGTCTCGTCGAGCGGTCATTTCGCCGACGACGTCAACCAGCTTCTCCACCGCATGGGCCGGGTCGACCCGATGGACCTGCTGCGGGCGCCTTCCTGGGTGCCGCGTCTCACCCGCATCGGCGGCCAGAAGGTGCTGGAGAAATTCAGGGCGATCGTTCGCGACACCATGGATATGCGTCTGGCGAAAATGAAGGCCAATCGTGCCGCCGCACCGGAAGATTTTCTGACGCTGCTCCTGGAACAGGCGGGCCCCGATGGCCTGACCAAAGAGGAGATCGAGGACAATATCCTGACCTTCATCGGCGCCGGGCACGAGACGACCGCGCGTGCGCTGGCCTGGACCCTTTATTGTGTCGCCAACAGTCCGCATATCCGCGAGGCGATGGAAGCGGAAATCGACGCTGTTCTGGCAACCGGCGCCGAGCCGGTGGAATGGCTGGATCTGATGCCGGTGACGCGGGCAGCCTTTGAAGAGGCTCTCAGACTTTATCCGCCGGCCCCTTCGATCAATCGCGCCGCCATCGCCGATGATCTATGGACGAATGCCAAGGGCGAAAAGGTCGAAATACCGGCCGAAATTACCGTGCTCATCATGCCGTGGACGCTGCATCGCCACGAACTTTATTGGGAAAAGCCGCGCGCCTACATGCCGGAACGATTCCTGCCGGAAAACCGCGGCAGCATCGGCCGCTTCCAGTTTCTGCCGTTCGGCGCCGGCCCGCGCGTCTGCATCGGCGCGACTTTTGCGCTGCAGGAGGCGGTGATCGCGCTGGCCGTGATGATGCACCGTTTCCGTTTTGATCAGACGGAAACCACTAATCCCTGGCCGGTTCAGAAGCTGACGACTCAGCCGCAGAACGGACTTCCCATGCGCGTGACGTCGCGCATAATTTCCCGAACGGCATAA
- a CDS encoding DUF2628 domain-containing protein yields the protein MTSSYIFLTPGATNATADETRTIRDGFTFLGLLFPWIWLLAHRLWLHAAAAFALQTIGGALMDEPGLWPAGVAIMLGVNMIVGLEGQNWRIRDLAAKGWNENALIAADKLDIAEQIYFSDGPAAADHDDTVVPDWQNKPGANSSRGQATSLGLFGFDGGR from the coding sequence ATGACATCCAGCTATATATTCCTGACGCCCGGCGCTACGAACGCCACTGCCGATGAAACGCGAACCATTCGCGACGGCTTCACGTTCCTCGGGTTGCTGTTTCCATGGATCTGGCTGCTGGCACACCGACTGTGGCTGCATGCGGCCGCGGCTTTCGCGCTGCAGACGATCGGCGGGGCGCTGATGGATGAACCGGGCCTCTGGCCAGCGGGAGTGGCGATCATGCTTGGCGTGAACATGATCGTCGGTCTCGAGGGTCAGAACTGGCGCATCCGCGATCTTGCCGCCAAGGGTTGGAACGAGAACGCACTCATTGCGGCCGACAAGCTCGACATTGCCGAGCAGATTTATTTTTCAGACGGGCCAGCCGCAGCGGATCATGACGACACCGTCGTACCGGACTGGCAGAACAAGCCCGGTGCAAACAGTTCGCGCGGTCAGGCTACATCGCTTGGTCTCTTTGGCTTTGATGGAGGACGCTGA
- the hslU gene encoding ATP-dependent protease ATPase subunit HslU — protein sequence MTTFSPREIVSELDRYIIGQHDAKRAVAIALRNRWRRQQLDPSLRDEVMPKNILMIGPTGVGKTEISRRLAKLAGAPFIKVEATKFTEVGYVGRDVEQIIRDLVEVGIGLVREKKRAEVQAKAHVSAEERVLDALVGTTASPATRESFRKKLRDGELDDKEIDIEVADAGSGMGGFEIPGMPGANIGVLNLSEMFGKAMGGRTKKVRTTVKASYTDLIRDESDKLIDNEVIQREAVRSTENDGIVFLDEIDKIAARDGGMGAGVSREGVQRDLLPLVEGTTVSTKYGPVKTDHILFIASGAFHVSKPSDLLPELQGRLPIRVELRPLNKEDFRRILTETEASLIRQYRALMETENLNLDFTEDAIDALADVAVHLNSSVENIGARRLQTVMERVLDDISYNAPDRAGAAITIDAAYVREHVGDLAQNTDLSRFIL from the coding sequence ATGACGACCTTTTCCCCCCGCGAGATCGTTTCCGAACTCGACCGCTACATCATCGGCCAGCATGATGCCAAACGCGCCGTCGCGATTGCACTGCGCAATCGCTGGCGTCGCCAGCAGCTCGACCCGAGCCTGCGCGACGAGGTCATGCCGAAAAACATCCTGATGATCGGTCCGACCGGTGTCGGTAAGACGGAGATCTCCCGCCGCTTGGCAAAACTCGCCGGCGCGCCCTTCATTAAGGTCGAAGCCACCAAGTTCACTGAAGTCGGCTATGTCGGCCGTGATGTCGAGCAGATCATCCGCGATCTGGTCGAGGTCGGCATCGGTCTGGTGCGTGAGAAGAAACGGGCAGAGGTGCAAGCCAAGGCGCATGTGAGCGCCGAGGAGCGTGTCCTCGATGCGCTGGTCGGCACCACCGCTTCGCCGGCCACCCGCGAAAGTTTCCGCAAGAAGCTAAGGGATGGCGAACTCGACGACAAGGAAATCGATATCGAGGTGGCCGATGCCGGTTCCGGCATGGGAGGCTTCGAAATACCCGGTATGCCGGGCGCCAATATCGGCGTGCTCAACCTGTCGGAAATGTTCGGCAAGGCGATGGGCGGACGCACCAAGAAGGTGCGCACGACGGTCAAGGCTTCCTATACAGACCTGATCCGCGATGAATCCGATAAGCTGATCGACAATGAGGTGATCCAGCGCGAGGCCGTTCGCTCCACCGAGAATGACGGGATTGTCTTCCTCGACGAAATCGACAAGATCGCCGCTCGCGACGGCGGCATGGGCGCGGGCGTTTCGCGCGAAGGTGTCCAGCGCGACCTGCTGCCGCTTGTCGAAGGCACGACGGTCTCGACCAAGTATGGGCCTGTCAAGACAGACCATATTCTCTTCATCGCCTCCGGCGCCTTCCATGTCTCCAAACCGTCGGATCTTCTGCCCGAATTGCAGGGCCGACTGCCGATCCGTGTCGAGCTGCGCCCGCTGAACAAGGAGGATTTCCGCCGGATCCTGACGGAGACCGAAGCAAGCCTCATCCGCCAGTATCGGGCGCTGATGGAAACTGAAAACCTGAACCTCGACTTCACCGAGGATGCGATCGACGCGCTCGCCGATGTCGCGGTGCATTTGAACTCCTCCGTGGAGAATATCGGCGCACGCCGTCTGCAGACGGTGATGGAGCGGGTCCTGGACGATATTTCCTACAATGCGCCCGATCGGGCCGGGGCAGCCATCACGATCGATGCAGCCTATGTGCGCGAGCATGTCGGCGACCTCGCACAGAATACGGATCTGTCACGCTTCATTCTGTGA
- the hisH gene encoding imidazole glycerol phosphate synthase subunit HisH: MRVAIIDYGSGNLRSATKAFERAAREAGIDARIDLTDKAEDVAAADRIVLPGVGAYADCRHGLDAVPGMAEVLIEAVEKKARPFLGICVGMQLMSSRGLEKTVTHGFGWIPGDVIEMTPGDPALKIPQIGWNTLDLKREHPLIDAIPTGPQGLHAYFVHSYHLAAENAEDVIATVDYGGPMTALVGRDNMVGAQFHPEKSQKLGLALIANFLRWNP, encoded by the coding sequence ATGCGCGTCGCGATTATCGACTACGGTTCCGGCAATCTACGTTCGGCCACCAAGGCTTTCGAACGGGCCGCCCGCGAAGCGGGCATCGATGCCCGTATCGACCTTACCGATAAGGCAGAGGACGTCGCCGCGGCCGACCGTATCGTGCTTCCAGGCGTCGGTGCTTATGCCGATTGCCGGCACGGTCTCGATGCTGTGCCCGGAATGGCGGAGGTGCTGATCGAGGCCGTCGAGAAGAAGGCGCGGCCCTTCCTCGGTATCTGCGTCGGCATGCAGCTCATGTCCTCACGCGGTCTCGAGAAGACCGTGACGCACGGCTTCGGCTGGATTCCCGGCGATGTCATTGAGATGACGCCTGGCGATCCGGCGTTGAAGATACCGCAGATCGGCTGGAACACGCTCGACCTGAAGCGCGAACATCCGCTCATCGACGCAATTCCCACCGGGCCACAGGGGCTGCACGCCTATTTCGTGCATTCCTACCATCTTGCCGCCGAAAATGCCGAGGATGTCATTGCGACGGTCGATTATGGCGGCCCGATGACCGCCCTCGTCGGGCGCGACAACATGGTGGGTGCCCAGTTTCACCCGGAAAAGAGCCAGAAGCTCGGCCTCGCCCTGATCGCCAATTTCCTGCGCTGGAACCCGTAA
- the hslV gene encoding ATP-dependent protease subunit HslV, with the protein MTTIITVRKGGKVVMAGDGQVSLGQTVMKGNARKVRRIGKGEVVAGFAGATADAFTLLERLEKKLEQYPGQLMRAAVELAKDWRTDKYLRNLEAMMLVADKSITLAITGNGDVLEPEHGTTAIGSGGNFAFAAARALMDTDKSAEEIARRALDIAADICVYTNHSIVVESLDVEV; encoded by the coding sequence ATGACAACAATCATTACAGTTCGAAAAGGCGGCAAGGTGGTAATGGCGGGCGATGGTCAGGTGAGCCTCGGCCAGACCGTCATGAAGGGCAACGCCCGCAAGGTGCGACGCATCGGCAAGGGCGAGGTCGTCGCCGGTTTCGCCGGCGCCACGGCTGACGCCTTCACCCTGCTCGAAAGGCTTGAAAAGAAGCTGGAGCAATATCCCGGCCAGCTGATGCGCGCCGCCGTCGAGCTCGCCAAGGACTGGCGCACAGACAAATACCTGCGTAATCTCGAAGCCATGATGCTCGTTGCCGACAAGTCGATCACTCTGGCAATCACCGGCAACGGCGATGTTCTGGAGCCCGAACACGGAACGACGGCGATCGGTTCTGGCGGCAATTTTGCTTTCGCCGCCGCCCGCGCACTGATGGATACCGACAAATCGGCCGAAGAGATCGCCCGGCGCGCCCTCGATATCGCCGCTGACATCTGCGTCTACACCAACCACAGTATCGTGGTGGAATCGCTGGATGTCGAGGTTTGA
- the coaA gene encoding type I pantothenate kinase, whose amino-acid sequence MSIATEIIGVPEILDHFQSESYSPYHFFSSEQWAKFRADTPLTLTGDEVKRLRSMGDPIDLDEVRRIYLSLSRLLSSHVESSQLLFEQRNRFLSLSDVTKTPFVIGIAGSVAVGKSTTARILKELLGRWPSSPKVDLVTTDGFLHPNAVLQREKLMQRKGFPESYDTAAILRFLSAIKAGRPDVKAPCYSHLVYDVLPDEYKIVDRPDILIFEGINVLQSRDLPADGKIVPMVSDFFDFSIYIDAAEDQIHNWYVTRFMRLRETAFRDPNSYFHRYASITDAEALEIAEDLWTNINLKNLRQNILPTRPRADLILKKGKNHLIEQVALRKL is encoded by the coding sequence ATGAGTATCGCGACTGAGATTATCGGGGTGCCGGAGATATTGGATCACTTCCAGTCGGAATCCTATTCGCCCTACCATTTCTTCTCTTCCGAGCAATGGGCGAAATTTCGGGCGGACACGCCGCTTACGCTGACCGGAGACGAGGTCAAACGGCTGCGCTCGATGGGCGACCCGATCGATCTCGACGAGGTCCGGCGCATCTATCTCTCGCTGTCGCGTCTGCTCTCGTCGCATGTCGAATCCTCGCAACTGCTGTTCGAGCAGCGCAACCGCTTCCTCAGCCTCTCCGACGTGACGAAGACGCCCTTCGTCATCGGAATCGCCGGCTCGGTCGCTGTTGGAAAATCGACCACGGCCCGTATCCTGAAGGAGCTCCTGGGCCGCTGGCCTTCCAGCCCGAAGGTCGATCTCGTCACCACCGACGGTTTCCTTCACCCGAATGCCGTGCTGCAGCGGGAAAAGCTGATGCAGCGCAAGGGTTTTCCGGAAAGTTACGATACGGCCGCGATCCTGCGCTTCCTCTCGGCGATCAAGGCCGGACGGCCCGATGTGAAGGCGCCGTGTTATTCGCATCTCGTCTACGACGTGCTGCCGGACGAATACAAGATCGTCGACCGGCCCGACATCCTGATCTTCGAAGGCATCAACGTGCTGCAATCGCGCGACCTGCCGGCCGATGGCAAGATCGTGCCGATGGTGTCCGACTTCTTCGACTTTTCGATCTATATCGATGCCGCGGAAGACCAGATCCACAACTGGTATGTGACGCGCTTCATGCGGCTGCGGGAAACCGCCTTCCGCGATCCAAACTCCTATTTTCATCGCTACGCCTCAATCACCGATGCGGAAGCGCTTGAAATCGCCGAAGATCTCTGGACGAACATCAACCTGAAGAATCTGCGCCAGAACATCCTGCCGACGCGGCCGCGCGCCGATCTCATCCTGAAAAAGGGCAAGAATCATCTGATCGAACAGGTCGCGCTCAGAAAACTATAG
- a CDS encoding DUF1402 family protein has translation MRRLLTSLLIAVALVNSAPAFAMQTVPAGNRHAEQPDIPGASVRRTKGTKSSFDLKYEKVHELLATDRELMAKIRKVSGAYGINPIHVIGAIVGEHTYNVDAYDRLQAYYVKAASYAGESFRFAYDGESIDDFVARPQFAECKGKSDSYTLWACREDVWESDFRGKTVGGESFPNNRFSAVFFQPFYAGQTFGLGQVNPLTALMLSDLVSRVSGYPKLNEKNAGAVYRAIMDPDISLAFVAASIRRSIDDYKEIAGMDISGNPGLTATLYNVGNSRQRAAALASKNRSAGATVWPEENYYGWLINDKLDELKGLL, from the coding sequence GTGCGACGCCTTTTGACAAGTCTTTTGATTGCCGTTGCCCTGGTGAATTCGGCGCCTGCATTCGCAATGCAGACGGTGCCGGCCGGCAATCGTCATGCTGAGCAGCCCGATATTCCCGGCGCGTCCGTCCGCCGCACGAAGGGCACCAAAAGCAGCTTCGATCTGAAATATGAGAAGGTCCATGAGCTTCTCGCGACCGATCGCGAGCTCATGGCCAAGATTCGCAAGGTCTCGGGCGCTTACGGCATCAATCCTATCCATGTTATCGGCGCGATCGTCGGCGAGCATACTTACAATGTCGACGCCTACGACCGGCTGCAGGCCTATTACGTCAAGGCCGCCTCCTATGCCGGTGAAAGCTTCCGTTTCGCCTATGACGGCGAAAGCATCGATGATTTCGTGGCGCGGCCCCAATTTGCCGAGTGCAAGGGCAAGAGTGATTCCTATACGCTCTGGGCCTGCCGGGAAGATGTCTGGGAAAGCGATTTCCGCGGCAAAACGGTCGGCGGCGAGAGCTTCCCCAATAACCGCTTCAGCGCGGTCTTCTTCCAGCCCTTCTACGCCGGCCAGACTTTCGGCCTCGGCCAGGTCAACCCCCTGACGGCGCTGATGCTCTCCGATCTCGTCAGCCGCGTCTCCGGTTACCCCAAGCTGAACGAGAAGAATGCCGGCGCCGTCTATAGAGCCATCATGGATCCTGACATCTCGCTCGCCTTCGTCGCCGCCTCGATCCGCAGATCGATCGACGATTACAAGGAGATTGCCGGCATGGATATCTCGGGCAATCCCGGCCTGACGGCAACGCTTTACAACGTCGGCAACTCGCGCCAGCGTGCCGCAGCCCTTGCTTCGAAAAACCGCTCTGCTGGCGCGACCGTCTGGCCGGAAGAGAATTATTACGGCTGGCTGATCAACGACAAGCTGGACGAACTCAAGGGCCTGCTCTAG
- the hisF gene encoding imidazole glycerol phosphate synthase subunit HisF, translating into MTLKARVIPCLDVKDGRVVKGVNFLNLVDAGDPVEAAKAYDAAGADELCFLDITASSDNRETIFDVVSRTADQCFMPLTVGGGVRTIADIRKLLLCGADKVSINSAAVSNPDFVAEAADKFGDQCIVVSIDAKRRRTQAVGGDNLSAWEIYTHGGRNATGIDAVEFAQKMVARGAGELLVTSMDRDGTKVGYDLELTRTIADAVRVPVIASGGVGDLDDLVAGVKEGHANAVLAASIFHFGTYSVGEAKHYMSKCGIDMRLD; encoded by the coding sequence ATGACCCTCAAAGCCCGTGTCATCCCCTGCCTCGACGTCAAGGACGGCCGCGTCGTCAAGGGCGTCAACTTTCTCAATCTCGTCGATGCCGGCGACCCGGTCGAAGCGGCGAAGGCCTATGACGCCGCCGGCGCCGACGAGCTCTGCTTCCTCGACATCACCGCGTCCTCGGACAATCGCGAGACGATCTTCGATGTCGTATCGCGCACGGCCGATCAGTGCTTCATGCCGCTGACCGTCGGCGGCGGAGTGAGAACCATCGCCGATATCCGCAAGCTGCTGCTGTGCGGCGCCGACAAGGTGTCGATCAATTCGGCAGCCGTCAGCAATCCCGATTTCGTTGCCGAGGCGGCCGACAAGTTCGGCGATCAGTGCATCGTCGTCTCGATCGATGCCAAACGCCGGCGCACGCAGGCGGTCGGCGGCGACAATCTCAGCGCCTGGGAGATCTATACGCATGGCGGCCGCAACGCGACCGGCATCGATGCGGTTGAGTTCGCCCAGAAGATGGTGGCGCGCGGTGCCGGCGAGTTGCTGGTCACCTCGATGGACCGCGACGGCACCAAGGTCGGCTATGATCTGGAACTGACGCGGACGATTGCCGATGCGGTGCGCGTTCCGGTGATCGCCTCGGGCGGCGTCGGCGACCTCGACGATCTCGTCGCCGGGGTGAAGGAGGGCCACGCCAATGCCGTGCTCGCCGCATCGATCTTCCACTTCGGCACCTATTCCGTCGGCGAGGCGAAGCACTATATGTCGAAGTGCGGTATCGACATGCGTCTCGACTGA
- a CDS encoding alpha-ketoglutarate-dependent dioxygenase AlkB, giving the protein MPELLNGIRHLPGYLDRASQEALVELIRAVVAEAPLFMPGMPGTGKPMSVRMTNCGPLGWVTDKGRGYRYQPTHPETGRPWPEMPQQLLDIWNDVSGYDKPPEACLVNFYSDDARMGLHQDKDEQDLHAPVVSISLGNSCLFRLGGLDRKDRTLSFKLSSGDLIVLGGEGRLCYHGVDRIYPATSTLLKNGGRINLTLRRVRL; this is encoded by the coding sequence ATGCCCGAGCTCCTGAACGGCATCCGCCATCTGCCGGGCTATCTCGACCGGGCGAGCCAGGAAGCATTGGTCGAACTGATCCGTGCTGTCGTGGCCGAAGCGCCGCTTTTCATGCCTGGCATGCCCGGCACCGGCAAGCCGATGTCGGTGCGCATGACCAATTGCGGGCCGCTCGGTTGGGTGACCGACAAGGGGCGCGGCTATCGCTATCAGCCGACGCACCCGGAAACGGGTAGGCCCTGGCCCGAGATGCCGCAGCAATTGCTCGACATCTGGAATGATGTTTCGGGTTATGACAAGCCGCCGGAAGCCTGTCTCGTCAATTTCTATTCCGACGACGCCCGCATGGGCCTGCATCAGGACAAGGACGAGCAGGATCTGCACGCCCCTGTCGTGTCGATCTCTCTCGGCAACAGCTGCCTCTTCCGTCTCGGCGGCCTCGACCGCAAAGACCGCACGCTATCTTTCAAGCTTTCGAGCGGCGATCTGATCGTGCTGGGCGGCGAGGGGAGGCTTTGTTACCATGGTGTCGACCGCATCTACCCCGCGACATCGACGCTGTTGAAGAACGGCGGCCGCATCAATCTGACGCTGCGCCGCGTTCGTCTGTGA
- the hisA gene encoding 1-(5-phosphoribosyl)-5-[(5-phosphoribosylamino)methylideneamino]imidazole-4-carboxamide isomerase — protein sequence MILFPAIDLKGGQCVRLKLGDMQQATVYNTDPAAQAKSFEEQGFEWLHVVDLDGAFAGHSANGDAVEAILKATKNPVQLGGGIRTLAHIEAWLSRGLRRVILGTVAVRNPDLVIEACRQFPDQVAVGIDAKGGKVAVEGWAEASELGIIELARKFEGAGVAAIIYTDIDRDGILTGINWSSTLELADAVSIPVIASGGLASIEDIKRMLQPDARKLEGAISGRALYDGRIDPAEALALIKASRAKETA from the coding sequence ATGATCCTTTTTCCCGCGATCGACCTGAAGGGCGGCCAATGCGTCCGCCTGAAGCTCGGCGACATGCAGCAGGCGACGGTCTACAACACCGATCCGGCCGCCCAGGCGAAATCCTTCGAAGAGCAGGGTTTCGAATGGCTGCACGTGGTCGACCTCGACGGCGCCTTTGCGGGACATTCGGCTAATGGCGACGCCGTCGAGGCGATCCTGAAGGCGACGAAAAATCCGGTGCAACTCGGCGGCGGCATCCGTACGCTCGCTCATATCGAGGCCTGGCTGTCTCGCGGACTGCGGCGCGTCATTCTCGGCACCGTCGCGGTCAGAAATCCTGATCTGGTCATCGAGGCCTGCCGGCAATTTCCGGACCAGGTTGCCGTCGGCATCGACGCCAAGGGCGGCAAGGTGGCGGTCGAGGGTTGGGCCGAGGCTTCGGAACTCGGCATCATCGAGCTTGCCAGGAAATTCGAGGGCGCCGGCGTCGCCGCGATCATCTATACCGATATCGACCGCGACGGCATCCTGACCGGCATCAACTGGAGCTCGACGCTGGAGCTTGCCGATGCCGTCTCCATTCCCGTCATCGCCTCGGGCGGCCTTGCCTCCATTGAAGACATCAAGCGCATGCTGCAGCCCGACGCACGAAAGCTCGAAGGCGCGATTTCAGGCCGTGCGCTCTATGACGGCCGCATCGACCCGGCGGAAGCGCTGGCGTTGATCAAGGCCAGCAGGGCAAAGGAAACCGCATAA
- a CDS encoding phosphoribosyl-ATP diphosphatase — translation MSGFSLSDLETIVEERSKASPEHSWTAKLVAAGQPKAAKKLGEEAIEAVMAAVTGDRDNLTYEAADVLYHLLVVLKIAEIPLENVMAELERRTAQSGLKEKASRQSS, via the coding sequence ATGAGCGGATTTTCCCTTTCCGACCTCGAAACCATCGTCGAAGAGCGGTCGAAGGCCTCACCGGAGCACTCCTGGACCGCAAAACTCGTGGCCGCCGGCCAGCCGAAGGCGGCGAAGAAGCTTGGTGAAGAGGCAATCGAAGCCGTGATGGCAGCGGTCACCGGCGACCGCGACAATCTGACCTATGAAGCCGCCGACGTGCTCTATCACCTTTTGGTCGTATTGAAGATTGCTGAAATACCGTTAGAGAATGTGATGGCCGAGCTCGAGCGCAGAACCGCGCAGTCCGGTCTCAAGGAAAAGGCCAGCCGGCAGAGTTCATGA